In a genomic window of Mucilaginibacter sp. KACC 22063:
- a CDS encoding histidine-type phosphatase — protein MGRLKFILILLIASALNAAGQDCGTAFLGTKTLYIAPIKKEPKAPAGYRAVFINYVGRHGARHLTKEVSTSFAYHVFNKADSSDLLTADGKRLHQMILNLNKVEHGRVKNISAEGAAELKGLGERMVESHPEVFKKPVKLEIAYTKEIRTIQSAEAFITGLKSELNDSVTIRQFNDDVNLRFYDLSSAYTAFEEKGPWISRMDSLKNDLHIDVLQQHIIARWFKPAFLQKLEVAQAERLIGDVFGFAAIAYSLNTEAKMEGLEPSSINFSALFTCDELKALGRLDDADDYYKKAPGFDNNGIQVRIAAPLLADFIRTTDNFINKPTVNAQLRFAHAETIAPFAALLDINVASKKTLKAKDFEKNWKAGDIIPLSSNIRWVVYKKNNLYLVQCLLNEKPVNINGLKAIATYFYNWKELRKYYLAKLESLGLSLNSDMKKYLTETK, from the coding sequence ATGGGCAGGCTGAAATTTATATTAATTTTACTTATAGCAAGTGCTTTAAATGCAGCCGGGCAAGACTGTGGTACCGCTTTTTTGGGGACTAAGACATTATACATAGCCCCTATAAAAAAAGAACCTAAAGCCCCGGCAGGTTACCGTGCTGTATTTATCAATTACGTTGGCAGGCATGGAGCAAGGCACCTTACCAAAGAGGTGAGCACAAGTTTTGCCTACCATGTTTTCAATAAAGCGGATAGTAGTGATCTGCTTACTGCCGACGGTAAGCGGCTGCACCAGATGATACTTAACCTGAATAAGGTTGAGCATGGCCGTGTTAAAAATATCTCGGCCGAGGGGGCAGCAGAGTTGAAGGGCCTGGGCGAGCGCATGGTTGAAAGCCACCCTGAAGTATTTAAGAAACCGGTAAAACTGGAGATCGCTTATACAAAGGAGATCCGCACCATTCAAAGTGCGGAGGCTTTTATTACAGGATTAAAAAGTGAATTAAACGATAGTGTGACCATTAGGCAGTTTAATGATGATGTCAACCTTCGTTTTTATGACCTGTCGTCCGCTTATACTGCTTTTGAAGAAAAAGGCCCCTGGATAAGCCGTATGGATTCGCTGAAAAACGATCTGCATATCGATGTACTACAGCAGCATATAATAGCGCGTTGGTTTAAACCCGCTTTTCTGCAAAAGCTTGAAGTTGCACAAGCAGAGCGATTAATCGGCGATGTTTTCGGATTTGCAGCTATTGCCTACTCGCTTAACACCGAAGCAAAGATGGAAGGGCTTGAGCCATCGTCTATCAATTTCAGTGCTCTTTTTACTTGCGATGAATTGAAAGCGCTTGGCCGCCTTGATGATGCCGATGACTATTACAAAAAAGCTCCGGGCTTTGATAATAACGGCATACAAGTACGCATTGCAGCACCACTGCTTGCAGACTTCATTCGCACTACTGATAATTTTATTAATAAGCCAACGGTTAATGCACAGTTACGATTTGCGCATGCCGAAACCATAGCCCCTTTTGCAGCACTACTGGATATTAATGTTGCCAGTAAAAAAACGCTGAAGGCTAAAGACTTTGAAAAGAACTGGAAGGCAGGAGACATCATTCCTTTAAGTTCAAATATCAGGTGGGTAGTTTACAAAAAGAACAATTTATACCTGGTACAATGTCTTTTAAATGAAAAACCTGTAAATATTAATGGTTTAAAGGCAATTGCAACTTACTTTTACAACTGGAAGGAATTACGCAAATATTACCTGGCAAAGCTTGAATCATTGGGTTTAAGCCTAAACAGTGATATGAAAAAATACCTAACCGAAACAAAATAA